From Corvus moneduloides isolate bCorMon1 chromosome 4, bCorMon1.pri, whole genome shotgun sequence, one genomic window encodes:
- the LOC116442993 gene encoding probable G-protein coupled receptor 19 encodes MAEPPAPGASSSRNHSLVEYGLRPGEIAAASVVWGALWLISVLGNFLVCLVIHRSRRTQSTTNYFVVSMACADLVSSVGSAPFLLLQLSSGRWMLGSGVCQLVRYIQYLTPGVQIYVLLTISVDQCYTLIHPLSFKVSREKAKRMTLASWLCGALFASPACFLYGSDSDHHCNFFLPDSWQGAAYSVIHLSVLLLLIPSLLIILCYQKLFTYIWRSGTEDMAGRRTVSLVSRRKVKTVKMFFIFVSDFLLSWLPFFTVQLWHPQETDYRKSSLLFLAVTWISFSSSASKPVLLYIYNANFRTGMQEICCLRKYPRSSIYTITTSSRTTKNNHSGITDIPAPTQPPQRLHL; translated from the coding sequence ATGGCAGAACCCCCAGCTCCAGgcgccagctccagcaggaacCACTCTCTGGTAGAGTACGGGCTGAGGCCGGGGGAAATCGCAGCTGCCAGCGTGGTTTGGGGAGCGCTGTGGCTGATTTCTGTCTTGGGAAACTTCCTCGTTTGCTTAGTGAtccacaggagcaggaggacaCAGTCCACCACCAACTATTTCGTGGTGTCCATGGCCTGTGCAGACCTTGTGAGCAGCGTGGGGAGCGcgcccttcctgctgctgcagctgagctccGGGCGGTGGATGCTGGGCAGCGGGGTGTGCCAGCTGGTGAGGTACATCCAGTACCTCACGCCCGGGGTCCAGATCTACGTGCTCCTCACCATCAGCGTAGATCAATGCTACACCCTAATCCACCCCCTGAGCTTCAAAGTGTCCAGGGAGAAAGCGAAGAGAATGACTCTGGCCTCTTGGCTCTGTGGTGCTCTGTTTGCATCACCAGCCTGTTTTCTCTATGGCTCCGACAGTGACCACCACTGCAACTTCTTCCTCCCCGATTCTTGGCAAGGAGCCGCCTACAGTGTCATCCATCTCTCGGTGCTGTTGCTTTTGATCCCATCACTCCTCATTATCCTCTGCTACCAGAAACTCTTCACCTACATTTGGAGAAGTGGCACCGAAGACATGGCTGGCAGGAGGACAGTGAGTCTTGTCTCgagaagaaaagtgaaaactgTCAAGATGTTCTTCATCTTTGTCTCGGATTTCCTCCTGTCCTGGCTCCCTTTCTTCACGGTACAGTTGTGGCACCCACAGGAAACAGACTACAGAAAGAGCTCCTTGCTTTTCCTGGCTGTCACCTGGATCTCTTTCAGTTCCTCAGCCTCTAAGCCAGTCCTTCTCTACATCTATAATGCAAATTTCAGAACAGGGATGCAAGAAATTTGTTGCTTGAGGAAATACCCCAGAAGCAGTATCTACACCATTACCACCAGTTCCAGGACAACCAAAAATAATCACAGTGGGATCACAGATATCCCGGCACCAACCCAACCTCCCCAAAGACTGCACCTGTGA